From a region of the Candidatus Binatia bacterium genome:
- a CDS encoding class II aldolase/adducin family protein, protein MLTDAEAKEQIIQITNELFSMGLLTATGGNISALGSDGETLWITPSQMYKGGLVEADLVHIQPDGTVIEGTRMPSVEHQMHAAAYRVRPGTTGAVHTHAPIATAFGICNQAFPPINTDAVFLRDTVTVPWFMPGSKELADAVAAALQKSRGAILQNHGLMTVGADLRKAVTRAMMLEETAKIVMYCKQFGGTISLLPDEWVERLAPLADFI, encoded by the coding sequence ATGCTGACTGATGCGGAAGCGAAGGAGCAGATCATCCAGATCACCAACGAGCTGTTTTCAATGGGCTTGTTGACCGCTACCGGCGGCAACATCAGCGCCTTGGGCAGCGACGGCGAGACGCTGTGGATCACGCCCAGCCAGATGTACAAGGGCGGGCTGGTCGAAGCGGATCTGGTGCACATTCAGCCCGACGGCACGGTGATCGAAGGGACGCGGATGCCGTCGGTGGAGCACCAAATGCATGCGGCGGCGTACAGAGTCCGCCCCGGCACCACCGGTGCCGTGCACACGCATGCGCCCATCGCCACCGCCTTCGGCATCTGCAACCAGGCCTTTCCGCCCATCAACACCGACGCCGTGTTTTTGCGCGATACCGTCACCGTGCCGTGGTTCATGCCGGGCTCCAAGGAGCTGGCAGACGCGGTCGCCGCAGCGCTGCAGAAAAGTCGCGGCGCGATATTACAGAATCATGGCTTGATGACGGTGGGAGCGGATCTCCGCAAGGCGGTGACACGTGCCATGATGCTGGAAGAAACCGCCAAGATCGTCATGTACTGCAAACAGTTCGGCGGCACGATCAGCCTGCTGCCGGACGAGTGGGTGGAACGGCTCGCGCCGCTGGCGGATTTCATCTGA